Below is a window of Thermodesulfitimonas autotrophica DNA.
CTGATATCACCGTCGCCCAAAATCGCGCATCCGGAAACGCCCCGCACGCGCCCTAAGTAGCTTGAAAGCCCCTTGATCACGATCTGCTGCTGGCCGACTAACTCATCCACAAAGAGGCAGTACTTCCGCTGGTCGTTCTCTACTACGATGAGGATGCCGTCCGTGAGCTGATCGGAGCGTGGTTTAATCCGGTAAGCCTCGTGCAGCCTGATGACCGGCAAAAGCTCCTGCCGGATACGGACCACTTCAAGGCCGTCGGGCGTGTGGGTCACCTGGTCGGCCTTCGGCTGAAACGATTCCTTAATCGAGCTGATGGGGATAATGTAGCGGTTGGCACCTACGCTTACCACCATCCCCTCGATAATCGCCAGGGTCAGCGGAATGCGGATGATGAAGGCGGTCCCCTGCCCGGGCCGGGTGCGGATGTCCACCTTGCCCCGCAGTTTTTCGATGTTGCGCTTGACTACGTCCATCCCGACACCCCGCCCGGAGATGCTGGTAACCTGCTCTGCGGTCGAAAAACCGGGCTCAAAAATGAGGCGGTAGACCTCCTCGTCTTTAAGCACCCGGTCTTCAGAGACAAGCCCTTTTTCCAGGGCCTTGCGCCAGATCTTCTCCCGGTCGAGCCCCCGCCCGTCGTCCGTCACGATGATCCAGACTTCTCCCGCGGAATGCTTCGCCTCCAGGGTAATCCGGCCAGCTTCCGGTTTCCCGGCTGCCCGCCGTTCCTCCGCAGTTTCAAGGCCGTGGTCCACGGCGTTGCGGATCATGTGCACCAGCGGGTCGGCTATCTGCTCGATGATGGTCTTATCAACTTCGGTTTCCTCGCCGATGATCTCCAACTCAACCTTCTTGTTAGCCTTCTGCGCCAAATCCCGCACCAGACGGACCATCTTGCGGAAGGTCCCGGCGAGCGGGATCATCCGCATCGACATCGCCACTTCCTGAATCTCCCGGGTGATCTTGTCGAGCCGCAGGATGGCCTTCTCGAAGCGCTCGAGCTGCAGCCCGGCCAAATCAGGGTTGTTGGCCACCATCGCCTCCGCGATCACTAACTCCCCTACCAAGTCAAGGAGCTTATCGAGCTTCTCGATATCGATGCGGATTGCCTGCTGGACCACGGAGCCGGCCTGCTGCCCGCCGACGGGAGCCTGCTGCTGCGGAGGAGACGAAACCTTTTCCCCTGCAGGCAGGGGTTGCTCTCCCGGCGCAGCCTGCTTTGGCCTCCGTGGTTCCCCAGCCGCCTGCCGGGTAGCCGTCCCTTCCTGCGGACCACGACGCTCCGGCGGTCCAGTAACGCTTACCGATCGTGGCGGCGCCGGTGCAGCCTCCCCTCCCGCGGCCGGCGCCCCCTCAGTCTTCTGGACCATATTCTCCAGATACCTGATCAGGTCTTCCTTGCCCGGAATGTCGAGGACCATGCCGCTCGCGACCTGCCGCAGCCCTTCCCGCAGGGCGTCGACGGCAATCAAAAGAAAGG
It encodes the following:
- a CDS encoding chemotaxis protein CheA, yielding MFSEEERGELLKEFLSESRELLDEVEPQIIAMEKEAEATGEIDQEILNAIFRLFHSLKGSASFLDLPTIVKVTHEAETLLDIFRKGRARVEPQHVDLLCRTSDFIRNILDRVEQELTDAGFEDAAATIIADLQETIRAVTTVEAPDAAAGTVEEPVASEESAAAPEASESFVISPEMWKRFADENLSLCDEAEAALLSLEKEPGNLDYARQAFRAVHSVKGNAGFFGCEDIERVAHHAEAVLDAIREGEKDADSVTVSFLLIAVDALREGLRQVASGMVLDIPGKEDLIRYLENMVQKTEGAPAAGGEAAPAPPRSVSVTGPPERRGPQEGTATRQAAGEPRRPKQAAPGEQPLPAGEKVSSPPQQQAPVGGQQAGSVVQQAIRIDIEKLDKLLDLVGELVIAEAMVANNPDLAGLQLERFEKAILRLDKITREIQEVAMSMRMIPLAGTFRKMVRLVRDLAQKANKKVELEIIGEETEVDKTIIEQIADPLVHMIRNAVDHGLETAEERRAAGKPEAGRITLEAKHSAGEVWIIVTDDGRGLDREKIWRKALEKGLVSEDRVLKDEEVYRLIFEPGFSTAEQVTSISGRGVGMDVVKRNIEKLRGKVDIRTRPGQGTAFIIRIPLTLAIIEGMVVSVGANRYIIPISSIKESFQPKADQVTHTPDGLEVVRIRQELLPVIRLHEAYRIKPRSDQLTDGILIVVENDQRKYCLFVDELVGQQQIVIKGLSSYLGRVRGVSGCAILGDGDISMILDIADLVHSVEGMLS